A stretch of DNA from Gemmatimonadota bacterium:
AACCGAGAAGTATCCTCACGTCACCTATTTCTTCAACGGGGGCGTCGAACCGCCGTACCTCGGCGAAGAGCGGCAGCTGATTCCGTCCCAAAAAGTGGCCACCTACGACTTGATGCCTGAGATGAGCGCCCCCGGCATTGCCGAGGCCCTCGTCACGGCGTTCGAGCGCCGGGACCATGCGTTTTATCTCTGTAATTTCGCCAACGCCGACATGGTTGGTCACACCGGCGTCCCGGGTGCCATCATCGAGGCCGTCGAAACCGTCGACCAGTGTCTTGGTCGCATCCTGACGGTGGCCGAACGCACCGGCACCCGAATCCTGGTTACCGCCGATCACGGCAACTGCGAGATGATGGTCGACCCGGTTACCGGGGGACCCCATACCGCCCACACCACCAATCCGGTCCCGTTCGTGGCGCTCGGCACCCCCATCCGCGCGTTGCGGGCCGGGGGCGCCCTGTGCGACGTGGCGCCGACGGTTCTCGAGCTCCTCGGGCTCGAGCAACCGGCGGAGATGACCGGTCGGAGTCTATCACGTGCCAATCAAACCTAACGTTGTCCTGCCGCTCGTCGCGGCCCTCGGTCTCCTGGTCCAGCCGGTCGGGGCCCAAGTCGGCCATGACCCGTCGCGGTCGCCCTATCGCGATCTTCGCTACGGCCAATTCGTCTCGCTCTCGGTTGGCAAGGCCTTTGGCGCGGGCGGCACCATCGGGGTGGGCCCCCACGATGGCGAGGTGGCTTGGCTCCGGCATGAGTTCCTTGGCGACCGAACCGTGTCGGTTGGCCTGGCCGGGGGCTTCGCGCGGCTCGACCGCAACATTGCCTTTCCCAATTCGGTCAACAACCCGGTCCGGGGCCCGTTCCAGCACAACGTCTATTTCGCCGAAGGCACCATCCAGTTCAATCTGACCGGCGGCAAGACCTGGCATTCGGTTGCCCCGTACGCCAACGTCGGGTTGGGGTTTGCCTTGGGTGAAAAGCTCCCCGCCGACTCGAGCGGATACAAGCTGAAGACCAAGTTCTACCTCGCGCCGTCGGCCGGGGTCCGCCTGTTCCTGAGCCGCCGGATGTACGCCCGGGTGGAAGCCCGAGCCGTGTTCTGGAGCCTGACCTATCCAGGCACCTACCGGGGCACCGACCCCGACGGATTCGGGCCGGCCAATCCGATTCTGGCCGGCCAGGCGCTCAAGGAATGGGCACCGGTCCCGATGATCCACGCCGGGCTTGGCTACGCCTTCAAAAATCCCTTCTTCTGATCGTCAACGGCTGATGCGGATCCGTCTGACTCGGGCCGTGGCCTTCCGGGCCTTTCACCAGTTGGCCGACCGGACGCTCTCCCCACAGGAGAATCGAACCCGGTTCGGGTGGACCAGCGAGCCGCACGCCCATCACTACCGCTGTGAAGTGTCGGTGGCGGGGCCGGTTGACCACCGACTCCCGTTCGTGATCGACCTGCCGTTGCTCGACCGGATCCTCGCAGACGAAGTGACGGCGCGGTTCGACGGCCGCCACCTTCACCGGGACGTCGCCCCGTTTACCGAGATCCTCCCGACATGCGAGGGCCTGGCCCGCGACGTGTTCGAGCGGATTGCCCGGCGACTCCCCCCGGGCACAACGCTCGACCGGGTGATGATCGCCGAGGACGCCGACCTCAGCGCCGAATGCCTTGGAGATGTCTGAGCCGAAGGGGGCCATCCTGGCGGGCGGTCAGGCCCTTCGGTTCGGGGGCAAGCCCAAAGGCCTGGAGGAAATAGGCGGGGTGCGGATGCTCGACCGATTGGTAGCGGCCATGACCGAGGCCTTTGGGACGCTGCCATTCCTGATCGCCAACGCCCCGGACGCCTCGGATTGGCACCCCGGCCTCCGGGTCCGGCCGGACCGGATTGCCGGGGCCGGAACGTTAGGCGGCATCCATGCCGCCATCCTGGCCGCCGAGGGCCCGGTGGTCTGTGTGGCGTGGGACATGCCCTTTGTGCCGGCCGGGCTCCTCCGTCTCATCGGTTCGCGGTTGACCGGTTTCGATGCCGTCCTCCCCGCCAGTCCCGGACCGCGAGGCATGGAGCCGCTCTGTGCCGGCTATGGTCCGGGGTGCACCGGTCCGATCGAGGCGGCCATCGCCCGACAGGACCTCCGGGCGGTCGGATTCCATCCCGACATTCGCCTCGACCTCCTTGACCCGGCCGCGACCCGGCCGTTCGGCGATCCCGCCCGGCTCTTTTTCAACGTCAATACTCCGGAGGATCTGGCCCGGGCCAACCAGGCCGGACCGGCTTAGACTGGGCTGGTCCCTCTTTCCCCGCCCCCAGGACCAAGGTATTCTCCCTCCTCTATGCAGATCATCTCCATCATCGGCCACCAAAACGCGGGCAAGACCACGCTCCTTATCGCGCTCGCCCTGGAATTCCACCGCCGGAAGAAGCGGGTGGCCACGATCAAGCATGTCACTCACGCCCCCACGCTCGACCGGGAAGGCTCCGACACCCACCGGCATTTTCACGAGGGCCTCACCGACGGGGGCCTGATCGCGAGCCCCGACCTCCAGGCCGTGTTCGAACGCCGCCCCGACGATACCGGACCCGAGGCCTTGGCGCGCCCGCCAGTACTTCGCCGACCGCGACCTGGTCCTCGTGGAAGGGTGCCGCCAAGCCCCGATCCCCAAGATCGAGATTTTTCGGTCGGCCGGCGGACCGGCGCCAATTGCCGCCACCGCTCCGCATCCGGAACACTGGGTGGCCCTGCTCTCCGATGTGCCGGTACCCCAAGTCAGCTGCCCGGTTCTCCGCTTCACCGACACGATGTGGCCCCAACTCTTGGCGTCCATCGTCTAGGACCGCGCCAAGCCGCTCGAGTAGGCTGGTGCTCACCAGTCTGACCGCCCGAGAGGCTGCCGAACGCATCCAGGCAGCTGTTCCAGTCGGACCGCCGCTCCGGGTTCCCCTCGCATCAGCGTTAGGCAGTGTCCTCGCGGAATCGGTCATCAGCCCGATCGACGTGCCGTTTTGGGCCAACTCCGCCATGGACGGGTATGCCGTTCGGGCCGACGAGGTCCGCGGCGCCAGCGCGGCCGCGCCGGTTCGCCTGCGGGTCATCGAGCAGATCCCGGCGGGCACCTTTCCTACCCGGACGATCGGTGCCGGCCAGGCGGCCCGGATCTTCACCGGCGCCCCGCTTCCCGACGGCGCCGATTCGGTGATCCGGCAGGAGGACACCGACCTCGGCACCGACCTCGTCACGATCGTCAGGGATCGCGACTGCGGCGTCAACGTCCGCCGGGCGGGCGAAGACCTCAGGGCCGGCGCCTTGGTATTCGAGGCCGGCACCGCCCTCGGTCCGGCTCACCTCGGGGTCTTGGCGTCGCTCGCGATGGCGCACCCTGTGGTCTACCGCCGGCCCCGCGTCGCGATCCTCGGCAGTGGCGACGAGATCGTCGACGTCGACCAGCCCGATCTGATCTTGAGCGGCCGGAAGGTCGCCAGCTCGAACAACCACACCATGACGGCCATGGTCCGGTTGGCCGGCGGCGAACCGGTCTCCCTCGGCAATGCGGCCGACCGCCCCGAGGCCATCCGGCGGCTGCTGGAGTCGGCCCTCGATTGTGACCTCATCGTCACTACCGCCGGCATCAGTGTCGGCGAACACGATCACCTCCGCGGTGTCCTTCAATCAATGGGCGCCGAGATCGATTTCTGGAAACTTCGGATGCGGCCGGGCGCTCCGGTGGGCTTCGGGATGGTGAGCTCGGTTCCGTGGATCGGGTTACCCGGGAACCCGGTGAGCGCGATGGTGACCTTCGAGCTGTTTGCCCGGCCGGCCATTCGGCGGATGATGGGCGAACCACTGCCATTCCGTCGCGCCGTTTCCGTCGCCCCCGCCGAGCCGATCCGGCTAGGTCCGGCACTCCAGCACTTTCTTCGGGCCCGCGTCACCGGCGACGGGGCCGAGGCCATCGCGTCGCTGACGGGGCCGCAGGGTTCGGGCATCCTCAAATCAATGGCCATCGCCAACGCGTTACTGATCGTTCCGGAGGGAGTCCAGCAGGTCGGGGTCGGCTCTCGCTTGGACGCTATTCGGCTCGACGATCCGACCCACCTCGCCGCTCCACCGTTCTAGCACCCCCTCCCTGGCTGATTGATGGAGAAGCCGATGCGACAGTTGTTCCGGCTGCTGGCCCTGGCCCCGCTGCTCATTCCGATCTGAAGTGCCGAGCCCCAAGCCGGCACCCAGGAGGTCAACGAGGTGAAGTCCACCCTCGACGCCATGTGGGCCGCCGTCGAGCGCGGAGATTCCGCGGGCTACGCGGTCTTCGTCCACCCGAACTTCACGCAATACGGCGAGAACGACGTCTACCTCACCTCAGGCAAAGACCTCGAGGTCCGATCGATGGCGGCCTACTTTCGGCGGGCCAAAGAGGTACACACCGAGATG
This window harbors:
- a CDS encoding 6-carboxytetrahydropterin synthase; this translates as MRIRLTRAVAFRAFHQLADRTLSPQENRTRFGWTSEPHAHHYRCEVSVAGPVDHRLPFVIDLPLLDRILADEVTARFDGRHLHRDVAPFTEILPTCEGLARDVFERIARRLPPGTTLDRVMIAEDADLSAECLGDV
- a CDS encoding molybdenum cofactor guanylyltransferase, with the translated sequence MSEPKGAILAGGQALRFGGKPKGLEEIGGVRMLDRLVAAMTEAFGTLPFLIANAPDASDWHPGLRVRPDRIAGAGTLGGIHAAILAAEGPVVCVAWDMPFVPAGLLRLIGSRLTGFDAVLPASPGPRGMEPLCAGYGPGCTGPIEAAIARQDLRAVGFHPDIRLDLLDPAATRPFGDPARLFFNVNTPEDLARANQAGPA
- a CDS encoding molybdopterin molybdenumtransferase MoeA, whose product is MCRYPKSAARFSASPTRCGPNSWRPSSRTAPSRSSRLVLTSLTAREAAERIQAAVPVGPPLRVPLASALGSVLAESVISPIDVPFWANSAMDGYAVRADEVRGASAAAPVRLRVIEQIPAGTFPTRTIGAGQAARIFTGAPLPDGADSVIRQEDTDLGTDLVTIVRDRDCGVNVRRAGEDLRAGALVFEAGTALGPAHLGVLASLAMAHPVVYRRPRVAILGSGDEIVDVDQPDLILSGRKVASSNNHTMTAMVRLAGGEPVSLGNAADRPEAIRRLLESALDCDLIVTTAGISVGEHDHLRGVLQSMGAEIDFWKLRMRPGAPVGFGMVSSVPWIGLPGNPVSAMVTFELFARPAIRRMMGEPLPFRRAVSVAPAEPIRLGPALQHFLRARVTGDGAEAIASLTGPQGSGILKSMAIANALLIVPEGVQQVGVGSRLDAIRLDDPTHLAAPPF